A genomic segment from Desulfuromonas thiophila encodes:
- the hslU gene encoding ATP-dependent protease ATPase subunit HslU: protein MTNFTPREIVSELDRYIIGQNRAKRAVAVALRNRWRRQQVSDELRDEITPKNIILIGPTGVGKTEIARRLARLAQAPFVKVEASKFTEVGYVGRDVESMVRDLVEAAIVLVREEETAKVRLKAEEQAEDKLLDLLLPGERHNAASGESDNATRDKLRRLLRLGELDERFVELETQEAAIPAMQVMTPPGAEDMGLNLKEMFGNLFPKKTRRRRLRVREARELLIAEQAEKLLDTDQIQTLARQRCEQSGMIFIDEIDKVASREQGQGPEISREGVQRDILPIVEGSTVNTKYGPVKTDHILFIAAGAFHVAKPSDLIPELQGRFPIRVELDSLGEAEFVQILTEPRNALLRQYQALLATEGIALHFSADAIAEMARIAAQVNARTENIGARRLHTIIEKLLEQISFDAPELPDKELHIDAALVRARLDDIVADEDLARFIL, encoded by the coding sequence ATGACCAATTTCACGCCGCGCGAAATCGTCTCCGAACTCGACCGTTACATCATCGGCCAGAACCGCGCCAAACGAGCCGTGGCCGTGGCTCTGCGCAACCGCTGGCGGCGTCAGCAGGTCAGCGATGAGCTGCGCGACGAGATCACACCGAAGAACATCATCCTGATCGGTCCCACCGGCGTCGGCAAGACCGAGATCGCCCGCCGTCTGGCCCGCCTGGCGCAGGCGCCCTTCGTCAAGGTCGAAGCCAGCAAATTCACCGAGGTCGGCTATGTCGGCCGCGATGTCGAAAGCATGGTGCGCGACCTGGTGGAAGCCGCCATCGTGCTGGTGCGCGAGGAAGAAACCGCCAAGGTGCGTCTCAAGGCCGAAGAGCAGGCCGAGGACAAGCTGCTCGATCTGCTGCTGCCGGGTGAGCGCCACAACGCCGCCAGCGGTGAGAGCGACAACGCCACGCGCGACAAGCTGCGCCGGCTGCTGCGGCTGGGCGAGTTGGACGAACGCTTTGTCGAACTGGAAACCCAGGAGGCGGCCATCCCGGCCATGCAGGTGATGACACCGCCGGGCGCTGAGGATATGGGCCTTAACCTCAAGGAGATGTTCGGCAACCTGTTCCCCAAGAAAACCCGCCGCCGGCGCCTGCGGGTACGGGAGGCACGGGAACTGCTGATCGCCGAACAGGCCGAAAAACTCCTGGATACCGACCAGATCCAAACCCTGGCGCGGCAGCGCTGCGAACAGAGCGGCATGATCTTCATCGACGAAATCGACAAGGTTGCCAGCCGTGAACAGGGCCAGGGACCGGAGATTTCCCGCGAAGGGGTGCAGCGCGATATCCTGCCGATTGTCGAGGGCAGTACGGTCAACACCAAGTACGGTCCGGTCAAGACCGACCACATTCTGTTCATCGCCGCTGGCGCCTTCCATGTGGCCAAACCGTCCGACCTGATCCCGGAACTGCAGGGCCGCTTTCCGATCCGGGTCGAGCTCGACAGCCTCGGCGAAGCGGAATTCGTCCAGATCCTGACGGAGCCGCGCAACGCTCTGCTGCGTCAGTACCAGGCCTTGCTGGCCACCGAGGGCATTGCCCTGCACTTCAGCGCCGACGCCATCGCCGAGATGGCGCGCATCGCGGCGCAGGTCAACGCCCGCACCGAAAACATCGGCGCCCGGCGACTGCACACCATCATCGAAAAACTGCTCGAACAGATCTCCTTCGACGCGCCGGAACTGCCCGACAAGGAGCTGCACATCGATGCCGCCCTGGTTCGCGCCCGCCTCGACGACATTGTCGCCGACGAGGATCTGGCCCGTTTTATTCTGTAA